The Glycine max cultivar Williams 82 chromosome 12, Glycine_max_v4.0, whole genome shotgun sequence genome window below encodes:
- the LOC121173119 gene encoding probable bifunctional methylthioribulose-1-phosphate dehydratase/enolase-phosphatase E1 → MEMIKGIKGHGYYDELVVPIIENTAYEYELTEALAKAIEAYTKTTAVLVRNHGIYVWGDSWISAKTLAECYHYLFDATIKLHQLGLDWSTPNHGPIQSIRSLMIAGESNASDKTRKANGEIDPFPVR, encoded by the exons ATGGAAATGATAAAAGGAATCAAGGGGCATGGTTATTATGATGAACTTGTGGTCCCCATAATAGAGAACACAGCCTACGAATATGAGCTCACAGAAGCTCTAGCTAAAGCT ATTGAAGCCTACACTAAAACTACAGCAGTTCTTGTACGTAACCATGGAATATATGTTTGGGGAGACTCGTGGATCAGTGCTAAAACTCTG GCTGAGTGTTATCATTACCTCTTTGATGCTACTATCAAACTTCACCAATTAGGATTGGACTGGTCTACTCCAAATCATGGTCCAATACAAAGTATTAGGAGTCTAATGATTGCTGGGGAGTCAAATGCATCCGATAAGACAAGGAAGGCTAATGGTGAAATTGATCCATTTCCAGTGAGATGA